ATATTGGCTCTTCTCCCCATTTATAACGTAAAGGAGAAATAGTATCCTCAGTGGGCATATAATACCAAGAAAGATTTAAATACTTAACATGTTCCTCTTCAATTTCTAATGAAAAGGTAAGAGCACCATTTTCATCAATTGGATTTTCATTACCTGATTTTTTGTTTTTATTAAATATATTTGATAGTGCATCTTTCATTAAACTTTCAAATCTTTCCTTAGCTTTCTCATAAGCCTTCAATGTAAAATAATAACTAGGGTGGCTTCTTTCTTCTTCACCATAAGAAGATTTCGAGACATTATAAACCAATTCTGATTCTCCCAATCTAAAATTAGGTAATAGAAAACTATAAATTATCTTTCCTCTTTTGTTTTTTTCTTTTTTTAAAATTGGTCTAATAAATAAATTTAAAAATTCTTGGTGTTCAATTATAAATGCTTTCTTTGTTTTTTTATTCATTAATCTAGTTATCTCGAGCTGTTTTTTTATATTGTCAGGTCTATCCCTGTTCCAAAATGCATATTTACTCCCTCTTCCCCAAAAACAATTATTTAATAAATTTTCAAATTCATCTTTACTAAACATAATCACTCCAATATAACCTATTGCCGCTAATGTCATGCCAGCCCAAAATATAGGTCCTCCTAATGATGCTAATCCGGTTCCTCCTGCTGCGGCTGCTCCAATTGCTCCTCCAGTTGCCGGAGTGGATAGCAAAAATGTACCAGTCATTATTAATGTACCTGTACCAATAGCGGCGTGCGAATAACTTTCCATCTCATTACTTATAGAATAAGCATGATAAGCGTCATAATATGAAAGCCCTCCACTTAAAATTCCCGTTGCCACCACAGCTCTCTTTGCTATTATTTTCACATAATCACTATTTAACATAAGATTGCGTGATGCTGTTCCCAGCAAGGATCCAATTGCAGGACGATTTATTTTCTGTGCCAGTAATTCCGCCCTTGCTGCTGCCTTTCCTAAGTATTCAGAAAAATTTCTTGCTGCAACCATTCCACCAATGATTGTGTTTAAATATGTAAGACGAATATAAAGAGTTTTTCTACTCGCTTTCAACGGGTCATTTTGGTCAAAATTAGATTGTGACGCTAATGAGTAAAATGTATACATTTTCATATATAAATCTAATCCACTCAAACTGCAATCAAATAATACACTGGTTTGATGTTGTAAATGACGCATAGCCACTACATTGAATTTTGGTTGATTAAATTTAATTGTAGGTATTTTTACATATAATCTATAAGTATAATTATCAACTCTTTTGGACCAGTTGAATACTTTCCTTCCTCCCCATTTTTTCAGCTCAGCACTAATTTTAGACATACTTCCTTTAATTTTATCTGGAATTCCTTGATTTTTATATTCTTCTAATTTTTTTAATAATTTGTTCCACTCTTTTTCATCTAATACAACATGTTTTCCTTTCTGTATTTCAACACCTAAAAAAGATAAACACTTAATAGTGAAATATTGGTTTAGCTTTTCAACATTTCCTGCATAGGCATACATCGATATCTGACTTGCCTTTTCCGCTCCAACCACAAATAAATGTGCAATAATTTCAGCCGTGGCATTTAATAATTTATCTACCCCGATAGTAATATATTTTGCCATCACATCTTTGTTTGCTCCATCATGCCCTAAAGTATTGACAACACCGTTGCGAACAACATCCCAAGTGCTACTAGCTTCTGAGGCAAGATCCCCCGCTAATACCCGCAGTGATATAGACATTCCTGCATCTGAACTTTTTAGTGGTTCAAGTAACTCTGAAATAAGGGTACAAAATATCTTAAATTCTTTGGCATCTTCTTCACTGAGATCACCTTTTTTCTCATTCACCGAGAAGAAATGACTGAAATAATGGGTCAGGCCACCTAATTTATCAGCAACGCCAGGGTCTTCAAAGAACCCCCTATATAAAGCAACAGTTGATTCTTGAGTTTCATTTACGTCTTTAATCGGATCGATAAGTTTAGGCCACCACGTTTTCCAATTATCTAAATGGATATTGTCTTTAAATTGTTCACTCAGTGTAAAATTATCTACTACAGCATATTCCAATTGCTCAATAAATTGGCCTATTGTGAGAGGATATATATTGGTAGCCATGTAACTTCTCTGCCAAATAGAAAGCAAAGTATGAACATTCAAAAGATCACGCTGATATCCAACTGGGTCATGTAAAACAACAATTTTCGCTTTGTCTTTATAATACGGACATAGCACACTTTCCATCTGACGCATCACCAGATCGACGTCCATTTTATAAGTATCTTCTGTAGTTAAATCACCAAGATTGACGGGAGGCGCATTTGGCTCTTGTAGATCTTGTAAATGTTCATGATAGCGCTCAAATTGTTCTCCAACCTCTTTAAATTCTTCTATTAGGGTTTTTAAATGCTCCTCTGTGGCATCAATAGCATATGAAGATTTTTCATCATCCAGATCAACAAACTGCATTGCATTTCTGCGAAAAGATTCATCATTATCTATCTTGTCTAGGATTCGCTCGGAAAAAGGAACCTCACTATAAACAATACTAATTTTGGATACGTCTTTATTAAGAGCAAGAAAAGGATAGCCTAATCCCGCTGAACCATTAGCAGGTTGTATTTTTTCCCAGGATGCATTATCCAATTTTCTTTCATATTGGGTATATTTTACAATTAATCCTCTTACACCATCTTTGACCTCTACAACTTGTGGACCATACTTGAAAATCAATAAATTCCCTTTATGTTTAGATCCCCGTGTTTTTAACGGCTCTTCTTCCTTTACATATATCCAACCAGCTCTGGGCATTCGAATGCAATATCCATCTGCCGGAAATAGTGACAGAATTTCTGGGTCAATATAATTATATATTGGGGATGGTAACTCGGCTTTTGCGTTTTTTGCTGAACCAAAAAAGTTCATATATGCATATCTGGCTGGATAAACAGGCCGGATATTGACGTCACAGGGTCTGACAACCGTATCCATATCCAATTCATGGGGTATGTATTCCCTCGCCATATCGACAAGTTCTTCGAATGTTTTTTCCACTTTTTTCGCGGCGGTCTCAAGAGCGTCATTTGTGTTTGTTAATATCGGTTTTTCCATTTATCTTATTTCCTTGTGTTAACTTAATTTCCGGTTTTTAAAACAATATTCATAACAAATTAACGCCCGTGCCTCTTGCAGTTGTGCTTTGGTGCAAGCATGCTGCCATGCTCGTTGCCAGAGCTCTTTGTTATCTCTAGCCAGACTTCTGCCCGCCACCAGATACAGGAGGGAACGCTGATTGGCGAAACCCGCCTGACAAGCCAAATTGATCTGTTGCACCACAAAGGCTGGCAGTTGTTTTTTCTGATCCGGTGACAGTTCCGGTTGAGTCTCTGCAATAAATTTGACTATTTGAGCCACTGCCCGTTCTTGGGTCTGCCCCGCCAATATGTCAATCAGATAGCGATTGATTGCTACGGGAGCCGTTTTCTCCTGATCCAAGGTGTTTTTAGCCAAAGAAAAGGCGTAGTACTGCGCCGTCTGGCTATCAAAATAACCAATGCGTGTTATCGGGCGCATAAAGTGCATCAGTTGTTCATCCGGCAGGCTTTTTAGTAACGGGAGCAGGCCTTGCGGTACATAGAAGCGGTAAAACACCCATGATTGCTGTTGTTCATTTCTCAGGTAGGTGAATTTGCGCAGGTGATTACGGATCACAGGAAATGGCTGGTCACTGTCGATAAAAATACCCAGCTCTGGCGTGCTCGGTTGTGTGATCTTTTGCTGAAAGGCAGAGTGCACCGTTGTGTCATCGGTTAATTCCACCAGATAAGGAGCATTGTCTTCGAGCATAATTTGGGTTTCCCCCTGAAACAGGCTTTCCCATCGCAGATTGGAGACCATCAGGTCAGGTACGATAAAACTGCCCATGATCTGACAGTAAACTGTGGCATCCATCACCATATAGCGATATTGCCCACTCTCCCTGATGGGCATGGTTTCTGTCACGGAGAACTGCAATACACCACGTTCGGCAGGCAAGAGGGTGCTGATATTATGTTCGTTCAGTGGGATAACTCGTGCATTCCGCTCCACTCCCTGCTGGAACTTCCGCAATAGCGGCAATTCGACATAAGAGCTGGCGGCAAGGTATTCAGGCAACGACTGAATATTTTGGTATTGTTCCGGTGAATGCCCCGTTTGTAGGACATATTCCACCAGCGTCGACAGCGCTTGCGGCTTGCTCGTTGCAGAGACAATCGCTTGGGCAGAAAAGTGTTCACCTTGTTGCGTGGCATAGGAATAATCCACCACCCAATATTCGGCATAATCGGGTATCCAGGACATTATTCTGATGGCTCCTGCTGCTTACTGGCTTTTTCCCGGCAATCCTCTGCCATTGCCAACCCTTCATTAGCTGATCCGCTGAGTGACGGCACCGTGCCTGGGCTGCCACCCGTAACCGAAACATCCCCTTGCAAGGTGATTTTTCCAGTGATAGTTACCCCTG
The sequence above is drawn from the Xenorhabdus ishibashii genome and encodes:
- a CDS encoding DUF4123 domain-containing protein, with the protein product MSWIPDYAEYWVVDYSYATQQGEHFSAQAIVSATSKPQALSTLVEYVLQTGHSPEQYQNIQSLPEYLAASSYVELPLLRKFQQGVERNARVIPLNEHNISTLLPAERGVLQFSVTETMPIRESGQYRYMVMDATVYCQIMGSFIVPDLMVSNLRWESLFQGETQIMLEDNAPYLVELTDDTTVHSAFQQKITQPSTPELGIFIDSDQPFPVIRNHLRKFTYLRNEQQQSWVFYRFYVPQGLLPLLKSLPDEQLMHFMRPITRIGYFDSQTAQYYAFSLAKNTLDQEKTAPVAINRYLIDILAGQTQERAVAQIVKFIAETQPELSPDQKKQLPAFVVQQINLACQAGFANQRSLLYLVAGRSLARDNKELWQRAWQHACTKAQLQEARALICYEYCFKNRKLS
- a CDS encoding toxin VasX; its protein translation is MEKPILTNTNDALETAAKKVEKTFEELVDMAREYIPHELDMDTVVRPCDVNIRPVYPARYAYMNFFGSAKNAKAELPSPIYNYIDPEILSLFPADGYCIRMPRAGWIYVKEEEPLKTRGSKHKGNLLIFKYGPQVVEVKDGVRGLIVKYTQYERKLDNASWEKIQPANGSAGLGYPFLALNKDVSKISIVYSEVPFSERILDKIDNDESFRRNAMQFVDLDDEKSSYAIDATEEHLKTLIEEFKEVGEQFERYHEHLQDLQEPNAPPVNLGDLTTEDTYKMDVDLVMRQMESVLCPYYKDKAKIVVLHDPVGYQRDLLNVHTLLSIWQRSYMATNIYPLTIGQFIEQLEYAVVDNFTLSEQFKDNIHLDNWKTWWPKLIDPIKDVNETQESTVALYRGFFEDPGVADKLGGLTHYFSHFFSVNEKKGDLSEEDAKEFKIFCTLISELLEPLKSSDAGMSISLRVLAGDLASEASSTWDVVRNGVVNTLGHDGANKDVMAKYITIGVDKLLNATAEIIAHLFVVGAEKASQISMYAYAGNVEKLNQYFTIKCLSFLGVEIQKGKHVVLDEKEWNKLLKKLEEYKNQGIPDKIKGSMSKISAELKKWGGRKVFNWSKRVDNYTYRLYVKIPTIKFNQPKFNVVAMRHLQHQTSVLFDCSLSGLDLYMKMYTFYSLASQSNFDQNDPLKASRKTLYIRLTYLNTIIGGMVAARNFSEYLGKAAARAELLAQKINRPAIGSLLGTASRNLMLNSDYVKIIAKRAVVATGILSGGLSYYDAYHAYSISNEMESYSHAAIGTGTLIMTGTFLLSTPATGGAIGAAAAGGTGLASLGGPIFWAGMTLAAIGYIGVIMFSKDEFENLLNNCFWGRGSKYAFWNRDRPDNIKKQLEITRLMNKKTKKAFIIEHQEFLNLFIRPILKKEKNKRGKIIYSFLLPNFRLGESELVYNVSKSSYGEEERSHPSYYFTLKAYEKAKERFESLMKDALSNIFNKNKKSGNENPIDENGALTFSLEIEEEHVKYLNLSWYYMPTEDTISPLRYKWGEEPIWENAIYGYNDDKLL